The stretch of DNA caactaacataattttaaatataaggatagtccttaatacttggatgaaaatcctttgcagtcagtgcCTGAAGTCCAGTAGCCATGGACATCAAAAAACGCTGTTTCCTcctttgagatgctctgccaggcatttactgcagccaccttcagttgctgcttgttggTGGGTCTCtgtgcattcagttttgtatgtAATAGCTGAAAAGCTGCTCTACTGGGTTgtgatcaggtgactgacttagccattgaagaatatcctcattatttgccttgagaaactctggGATTGCTTTTGGAGTATGCTTTGTTCATTATCCATATGCGCTGTGAAGTGCTGACTGATCATTTTTGGAgtgtttggctgaatctgagcagagagtatagctcTGTAcgcttcagaattcatcctgctccAAAACGGTGCAGGCCCTTTTGGATGTTTTCTGGCCTTCTTGTGCTGGAGTGTAACCAGTCATTTGtgccttgttgtaaaccctctgcatttccattcatgaagatGTCTCTTGATTGTATACCTTGATAACGACACTTCTGCCTCCTCCAGAGTGTTTTTGAGCTGGTTAGATGCTGTGAACTTGTTTTTCTTAATCATGTAAATAAGtctgtcttctgtggtctttcaggcctttttggtgttgctgagctggcaggtgcattcattcttttttaagAATGAACCAGATTGTGATTTGGCCACTCCAAAggtttttgctgtctctctgataggcttattttgttcgttttttgttttttttttcagcctaatggtggcctccttcacttgcatgAATATCTTTTTGAACCTCGTATTGAGAGTGTCCGTGAACAGCTACCAAAATGCAACGTCACTGGGAGTCGactccagatcttttatttgcttaatttgaaataatgaaattataaATGAACCGGCCTCACTTGGCCATGAAACTGTCTATCAGTGGTCAATGTCAATTAACTTtagagcctctgaaaatggaggaTGATGagtaaaaatgtctttaattcccaaacagttaatgcaatatttttgctaaaacctttgaattaaagctgaaagtttgcacttcagtcacatctggaatgttttctttaaaatccAATGTGATTGTGTTCACATATTCTTAATgtttaacacaaaaaaaatctgttaaagtTCTGCAGTCTGACTGGAGAACTTTAAACGGTTACACAATAAATCCAATAACTTGCCACAATTGGAAGCAGATGTGGGATGTCCAACTAGCTAGATCTCTGCTTCACTGTGTGGATGGGTGGGAGCCTGGGAGATGgccagctgctttttttttcttttctttttgaaaaagagaggaaaacctGCTATATATTAGCTCACTGCTGTAAAAGTCTGTACATCAACAACAGTGGAACAGTTGTGCCCTGCAGCTAAGTGACAGTTATGCAATGGCACCGCACAAAGTTGTTTTTGACTTTAAAGAGTCAAGAACTGGTTTTTGCTCCTTAGGCTTATCTTCATATTTCTCCATCTGTGCCAATATTGACATAGGAAAATGGTGTAGTATAACGTGCTTCACTACTGCAGTTCGTACAGTGGCTTTAGTGAGCTGTAGTTTGTTGCATGAtcctaaactgtttttttttttcgtcttAAAGAGGGCTTTGAGACATTTGCAGAAGGGTTTGTTTGGTATTCTTATCGCTCCACTCTTTGCAGTATCCTACTCATAGGTaattcacttttacttgagtctTGGTACTGCTTGAACAGAATGTTCCAAACATGCTCGTCCCTCGCCCCCCCCAAATCTTCATgcttttgctgcagttgtatacagtacacacaaacatacacacacctttCTTATGATAACCTATTTGATTTGCACTTAGAATGATCTGTGCTTACACTTTCCTTCAATGTAAAAGTCAGGTAGTTACATGCATAAACAAATGGAGATCTGTCACTTGTGTAATAAATGTATTCCTACTCTGTTTTCTTCTAGATGATGTCGAAGACGCCACTGTCAACAAAATTGCGTAAGTGGGAAAACACCGATTAACAGGCTGATGTTAATCTGCACTTTGAGTGCCACTTCAAATGACTGAGCAGATATCAATTCCATGTGACGTGTAATGATCCAAgagtttgactttgactttattGCCTagtcttgtgtctgtgtgcctaTCTGTGAATATGACGGTTGGTTGCAGTGGCTGGACTTCCATGTCACTCTGCCCTTTGTCCTCACACGTTGGTGCTGTATTACCTTATTCATGGCCACCATAGCCTTTCATctaggctgtggtgtttgaggctaaacacaaacacaggcatgACACTCATAGATGGTCTTTCTCCTTCTTCCAGGCTGTGGCTGTGCACTTTCACCCTGTCTGTAGCAGTGTGTGCTGTGCTCCTTCTCCCCATCTCCATTCTGTCCAATGAGGTGCTGCTTACCTTCCCACAGAGCTACTACATGCAGTGGCTCAATGGATCTCTTATCCGTGGTacatctgactgttttttttttttaaaatagagaACACCAAATCAAACACCAAAGAGAAAATTGTAAAAACCACAGAAGATATATCTGTTTCAAACTGGAACAGAGTGAGGATCAGTAGTGATGCCCTCTAGATCAATACTGCACAGGCCTGTGTCCAAACTGATAATTATTATGGACAGAGTAGCTGTGACCTTACTGTTCGCCTCGGCCTAGTTTTCCAGCCACAGTAGAATGTCAGTGtctttttctaaaatatttgtagtGCCGTTTCATGTGACAGTAACCTCAGCTGTAatgtgatttcatttattttgttgtttaattATTGGATATTTCATTGAACGGATACAGTCTTGTCAGTCTTGGCAGGACTGAGCCTCACAGTGGCCGATCTGGGTACTGCCAAAGCTGTTCTAACTCTTGAGCGTTTGCACTGAAATCTAACAAATGAAAAATCTCTCTTGGCAGGTTTGTGGAAcctagtttttcttttctccaatTTGTCCCTGGTCTTCCTCATGCCTTTTGCTTATTTCTTCACTGAGTCGGAGGGATTTGCAGGGTCCAAAAAGGTACCAGTTTTAGCATAAGCTCACGTTGGAGACTCAAAATGATTTAGGACTGCAAGTTGACAGCGTCTGTTTTCACACCCTCTCTTCACACATCATCTGCTTTGGTTGTGTAGGGTGTAATGGCACGAGTTTATGAAGCAgttgtgctgctgttgctgctggccCTGCTTGTACTGGGCATTGTGTGGGTGGCATCAGCCCTCCTACATGACAACATAGCCCGAAAGAGCCTCTACGGTGAGTCACTTACATTTTACCCACAGATTCCTCAATGACAAGTAGTTTTATAGTTTTCATACAGCCGCTTATGATACTCtttctctgaatttcagacCTGTGGGAGTATTACCTTCCCTATCTTTACTCGGGGATCTCTCTGCTTGGAGTGTTGCTGCTTTTATGTTAGTATATCTCATTCACAATTGCAGGAGTAGCTATAAACCTGGCTGTATGGCTTTTgcatatcatcatcatctttgtgCTTCTGTCCTCAGTGTGCACTCCCTTAGGGTTGTCACGAATGTTCAGTGTAACAGGCAGCCTGCTAGTCAAACCACGGGTGAGTCACAGACTCAGTGTCTTGAATTTAAACAAGGTTAGATGTCTAAAGCTATGCTAGCAACCCACTGAGTCAATATAACTTTTGTTCTACCAGAACTTAATCCATCTCCAAGATCCACTCTTCCTGCTGATTCCAAACATGTTACTTTTTAGTGTCTTTATGATATGAGATGCAACCAAAGATGGCATACTGAAAGCAGACAATAAAATTCTAAATATTCAATTTTGAGTGTGTTGTTGACAAACACACTAGTCAGTAGAATACACAAAGTAAATGAGGACGCTACGTACAGGTGGTAAACAGTTAAAATAAGTTGTGGTTGGTGGGAAAAGCAACATGAATCTGAGGAAAACCCTTTTTATGCCTCTTTTAAAGTTTAATTAGTTGATTTATAAAGTCTATTAAAATGTAGAGCAAGATAACAGAATAAATGTACATAATTAGTATGTAGTACGCACTTTGTAGAACAGTATTTACTATGGTTTAAACATAGCTTTCCTTTAACATGCTGACCTTTGCTAACTAGCAGTGAGCAACAGGTGAGAATGGGGAATGTCAGTGGTTTGGTTAGTTGTACCAAAGTATTAGACAACCTAAAATTATGGCCTAAATTTCTTTACTAGATTTCACTGCAGTCCATCcaaaagtaatttaaatatttcaatcCAAACCCCAAATTTGAAGCTTGTGGTTGTGTCAGAACTCTAGAGCTGCACGCATGCCTGAAAATGACCATTTCACTTTGTGCTTGTgaactggttaaaaaaatgaaattgactGATTGTTCCTGTCCTCTCTAGCTGCTGGAAGATGTTGAAGATACGCTGAGCTGCACCACATTTGAGGAAGACTCTCTCTCCAGGAAAATCAACTGTAAGTAGGTGATCGTGTTTACAGGAAAGTTTCCTCTGGGTTcttttcccacagtccaaagatttGCATGTTAGGTTAAGTAGGGATTCAAAATTGGCCTTGGATGTGAGGTAAAGTACTTGAAGGGTATAGAAAAAGTACTTTGTGAATAGATGGTTAAAATGTgactctctatatatatatatatataaatcccaGCTCGCTGGGcgggcggtctttgtcctcctaGCTCCGGTCCTCTAGCAGAGGCCcaggagcttgagggtcctgcgtagtatcttagctgttcccaggactgcactcttctgcaCAGAGATGTCGGAtcttgttcctggaatctgctggagccattctcccagtgtGGGGGTCACTGCaccgagtgttctgattaccactggggaccactgttaccttcaccttccacatcctctctagctcttctctgagcccttggtatttattgagcttctcatgttctttCTTGTTGATATTgctatcacttggtattgcaacatctatcactacggctttcttcctctttgtccAACACTACtgtgtccagttggttagccatcacaagtttgtcccacaggatcttagctctgttattctcaaccacccttgggggcgtatcccGTTTTGACCGTGGGCCTTCCGGGTCATTTtctgcacagatgttcctgtatactatgtcagcaacttggttatggcgttccatatctgtcctgcctgctagcatcttgcaccctgctgttgtGTGCTGGATtatctcaggggcatctctgcacagcctgcacctggggtcttgccttgtgtggtaaaccccagcctctatcgatcttgtgcttagagcttggactctgccatgattagtgcctctgtgctgtccttcAGCCCAGCCTtgtcctgatgtattcatggatctttgttgtttcggGTGCTGGGTTtcgggtgaaaccctccatgcatggtaaggagctttcttgtcttgatgtcagaggCTTCTGTCTTCTCCTTtagccagcttattatcccgaataagtaaaaataaaataacaggttgctttttttttttttccccccctgtctGATTCTAGGTGGCAGTACATCCTGCTGGGTCAAGCTGAACATGGAAGCTCTGAAAAAAGAGTACCAAGTCGTCCAGAGTAAGCGTGTCGCTCTGGGTAAGACTGCCTGAACAGGCTGCTCTCTGCTGGGTTTCTTGCACAGTGATTACAGTATGTAATCATTTGTTGtcacttttctgtctttcttgttTTCCCCACAGAGATGCGTAGGAAAGCGTCCCCATGGCAGCGAAACCTGGGCTACCCGCTGGCAATGCTTGTGCTCCTCGCACTGACGGTACTTGCATATTTATCAGTATAACCATTAATTGTGCTTAAATTTATTAAGAccagaagtgttttttttttttttttttggtttttgttttttatttattattgttttgtaaTTTCCTCTTGTGTCTGTAGGTGATGTGTGTACTGATGGTCTGTTTCAACGTGTTGGAGTTGCTGCTGGATGAAACAGCTTTGCCCAGAGGAATGGAGGTGAGGATTCTGTCAAGAAAAAGGCACCGTGACCCTTTTTAAGGTTGGTGTATAAAAGCTAGTTTACTATGTATGCATATTGAGGATTGTAAATTTTGTGCGTTGCAGGACCCTCATCTTGGGATGGCCTCCTTCTCAATGTTTGGCTCACTGGGTGCTGCAGTTCAAGTAGTCCTCATTCTGTATCCTTTTATCCCCCTGTCTTATAATTGGGTGCACATAGAGTTAATTAGTTGAGTACATTTGGCTCAGCCACTCACCAGGATGCCCTTGATATTTCACCAGGGTGTGTGTGGCGTTGactcattcttttctttttaacgtAGCCTACTTCCTGGCTGCTATTTACCATTCTGCCTTCCACTGTTGTCcttaaaatgaatttcagtTACCTGATGGTGTCCTCAGTGGTTGGTTTCTACAGTTCTCCTCTCTTCACTGGCCTCCTGCCTCGTGCACAAGACACCAACCTCACACAGGTACCTAACAGTCAGCCTGTGCATCTATTTTGTCTCACAGTTTAATATCCAGAAACTGGTGTTTTCACTCAGGATGGTAACCTTTAAATTCCTTTCAGATAATTGCCAACTGTGTTTCACTGCTGATCCTGAGCTCTGCACTGCCTGTCTTTTCACGCACTCTTGGTAAGCATGAAGCAGAAATGACAAATGGAGCATTAAAATATCAAAGATTATAGCCTTGTCCAGAGTTTTGCTAGTTTGCCAGAGTTTTGAGTGTATTTTGTGAGTGAGCATATAATTAAAACTGTGATGCATACCAAACTGTTTCTTGCTTATGTACACTGTAGTCTTACAATGCAGTGTGTACATGAAAAAAAGTCACATGCagctgttaaatattgaaagaaATAGACACTGAGTCAGTTCAAATATAATGGAAAGCAACaataacatctttttttttggcattacaTCAGCTTCACTcgtggcaaaaaaataaaaaatggaaagTACTCATCTATAAAATGTAGTGTTTACTTGTAGTTTTAACAATGTCCACAAGAGGGCGTTTGTATGCCATGAATACTGTGCCTGCAGGTGAGTCAGGGCTCTAGCAGATTTTTCACAAGTgaaacttcttttttgttttgcttctgttCTTTTGTGTTAGGGATCACCCATTTCGACCTTCTGGGAGACTTTGGTCGGTATAACTGGCTCGGGAACTTCTATGTTG from Archocentrus centrarchus isolate MPI-CPG fArcCen1 chromosome 7, fArcCen1, whole genome shotgun sequence encodes:
- the lmbr1l gene encoding limb region 1 homolog-like protein isoform X2 — encoded protein: METDDVSVREQLFHNRVRETIICVLLFTCLYMLSYLILTHFRKTAEFVTDDVEDATVNKIALWLCTFTLSVAVCAVLLLPISILSNEVLLTFPQSYYMQWLNGSLIRGLWNLVFLFSNLSLVFLMPFAYFFTESEGFAGSKKGVMARVYEAVVLLLLLALLVLGIVWVASALLHDNIARKSLYDLWEYYLPYLYSGISLLGVLLLLLCTPLGLSRMFSVTGSLLVKPRLLEDVEDTLSCTTFEEDSLSRKINCGSTSCWVKLNMEALKKEYQVVQSKRVALEMRRKASPWQRNLGYPLAMLVLLALTVMCVLMVCFNVLELLLDETALPRGMEDPHLGMASFSMFGSLGAAVQVVLILYLMVSSVVGFYSSPLFTGLLPRAQDTNLTQIIANCVSLLILSSALPVFSRTLGITHFDLLGDFGRYNWLGNFYVVFLYNMLFAGLTSASLIKTVTWAVQRELIRAFGQSTFILNL
- the lmbr1l gene encoding limb region 1 homolog-like protein isoform X1, which codes for METDDVSVREQLFHNRVRETIICVLLFTCLYMLSYLILTHFRKTAEFVTDDVEDATVNKIALWLCTFTLSVAVCAVLLLPISILSNEVLLTFPQSYYMQWLNGSLIRGLWNLVFLFSNLSLVFLMPFAYFFTESEGFAGSKKGVMARVYEAVVLLLLLALLVLGIVWVASALLHDNIARKSLYDLWEYYLPYLYSGISLLGVLLLLLCTPLGLSRMFSVTGSLLVKPRLLEDVEDTLSCTTFEEDSLSRKINCGSTSCWVKLNMEALKKEYQVVQSKRVALEMRRKASPWQRNLGYPLAMLVLLALTVMCVLMVCFNVLELLLDETALPRGMEDPHLGMASFSMFGSLGAAVQVVLILYLMVSSVVGFYSSPLFTGLLPRAQDTNLTQIIANCVSLLILSSALPVFSRTLGITHFDLLGDFGRYNWLGNFYVVFLYNMLFAGLTSASLIKTVTWAVQRELIRAFGLHRLPLTVSRSTVPFRLLLASGLSKIQ
- the lmbr1l gene encoding limb region 1 homolog-like protein isoform X3; this translates as METDDVSVREQLFHNRVRETIICVLLFTCLYMLSYLILTHFRKTAEFVTDDVEDATVNKIALWLCTFTLSVAVCAVLLLPISILSNEVLLTFPQSYYMQWLNGSLIRGLWNLVFLFSNLSLVFLMPFAYFFTESEGFAGSKKGVMARVYEAVVLLLLLALLVLGIVWVASALLHDNIARKSLYDLWEYYLPYLYSGISLLGVLLLLLCTPLGLSRMFSVTGSLLVKPRLLEDVEDTLSCTTFEEDSLSRKINCGSTSCWVKLNMEALKKEYQVVQSKRVALEMRRKASPWQRNLGYPLAMLVLLALTVMCVLMVCFNVLELLLDETALPRGMEDPHLGMASFSMFGSLGAAVQVVLILYLMVSSVVGFYSSPLFTGLLPRAQDTNLTQIIANCVSLLILSSALPVFSRTLGLHRLPLTVSRSTVPFRLLLASGLSKIQ